TTGCATAGTATGCTAAACTTTCTTTTTCTCGGACAGTTGTAAAGAGTTTGCTATGCGAAAAACCACCCAAGATACCATTCAATACTTGCAGTGTTAGATAATCTATATCCCCAAAGGTAACAGCATGACGATAACCTAGCTGCAAAATAGACTGATTAATCGCCTCTTTTTCAGTTACTTCTTGAATCCCCTGTGCGCTATCTTGTTTATAAAGAATGCTTGTTAATGGCACACGATCTGTAAAAGGAAATTTTAAAAATTGGGCAATGATTGCTTGCTCTTCTGATGAGGTCAAGTCGCCTAAAATAGAGATATCAATCGTATCAGTCTGCAGCATATTTTGATAGTAATCATAGACACTTTTTCGTGTTTCTTTTGCCAATAAGTCTACAGTCGAAATACTTGGTGTTGCTATATCCTTGTCCGTAAAAAAAAGTCCTGTCAATTTTGTTGAGGCGACATACGATTTATCTTCACGAGTTGACGCTAAATACTGTAACAGGTTTTTCTTTTCTCGATCAAATATCGCCTCATCAAACCCGTATTTGTCTATAAGCGGCATGAATAGCGCTTGCTGAATAAGTGTTATTGCCTCTGTAATGGTATCACTAGCCACAAACTTAGGATTGACAATACTCATGCCGATTGTCAGAAAATGATTATCCCCCTTTTTAGATAGACTGGTTGCAAAACTTGCACCGTACATGCTTGACAATTTCTTTTGAAACTGTTGGCTTGTTGGCAATTGTTCATTAGCCGTCTCCCAGAGGTTTGAAATCAGCACGCGCTTAGCAACTGTATCTCTGGCCATCTTTGTCCGAAATCGAATTAAAAACTGAACCGTTTTAAATTTCTTTTCTTTAATAATATGTAGATTAACGCCGTTTTTTATTTTCATAGTTTTCCTTTTTATACTCTTATATTATACCAAAAATATAGGCGAGCCTGTCGCAATTGAAAATAAGATTTTCCGTTTTTTTCTGATTAACGCATTGTATCGCATACAAATCAGATTAACGCTTTGTCAATACAGTTAAATGCCAGATAGCAGACCACTTGCTTTATTTTCGGATTTTGAGTAACAAGTGCTGAATTTATGGTAAAATGAGGTATGAATACTTATACGATTTACGATGAATTTATCACCCTTGGCAAACTGCTCAAAGAAGCAGCAATTATTGAAACTGGTGGGGCTGCTAAACACTTTCTAGCGACCAATGACGTCCTCTATAATGGGGAGTATGAAAATAGACGTGGCAAAAAATTATTTGATGGGGATGTTCTTGAATTCCCCGGTTTTGGCCTTAAAATTAATATTGTTGCGGCTACTGCTGAAGAAATAGCTGAACGTCAGACTGAACTTGATGAAGAAGCACGCGTTAAAGCTATTGTGAAGCAGATAAATGCCAATAACAAAAAAGCTGAAACACGTCAGAAGACTGCTGCTAATAATAAAGAACAATACTACAAACGTAAAATAACGAAACCAAAATTCCCAGGTGCCAAATAAACTTAAATGATCATTTCAGAGTTAACCCTCAAAAATTTCCGAAATTACAAAGCACTCCATCTCGAGTTTGACCCCAACCTTAATATTTTTGTTGGTCAAAATGCTCAAGGCAAAACAAATATTGCTGAAAGCATTTTTTTCCTTGCCTTGACACGTAGTCATAGAACGCATACAGATCGTGACTTACTGTCTTGGGATGAAAAGGAGATGCGTGTTTCTGGGCGTATCATAAAGAAAAATATGACCGTTCCCTTGGAAGTCAGCCTAACAAGTAAAGGTCGAATCGCCAAGGCCAATCATCTTAAAGAAAATCGCCTAGCTGATTATATCGGCAATCTAAATGTGATTATGTTTGCACCAGAAGATCTAGCAATCATCAAAGGTGCACCCAGTATCAGAAGACGATTTATGGACATGGAAATCGGCCAAATAAGACCGGTCTACCTCTATGATCTCATGCGCTATAACAAGACGCTTAAAGAGAGAAATAGCTATTTGAAGTTCGATCCGACTAAGATAGATACCGATTTTTTAGACGTCTTGGATGAGCAACTTGTTACATATGGTCATAAAGTCATCGACCATCGCAGACGATTCGTCGAGAGTTTGATGACAATCTCTACTGACTTACACGATAAGCTCAGTCATGGCAAGGAAAAACTAGTTGTTAGATATGTGCAAAGTGTAAAGACCGACTTTGCAGCGGAATTGAAACAGGCACGTCAGAAAGATCTCTTTCGACATCAAACGTCAGTA
The DNA window shown above is from Lactococcus paracarnosus and carries:
- the yfmF gene encoding EF-P 5-aminopentanol modification-associated protein YfmF gives rise to the protein MKIKNGVNLHIIKEKKFKTVQFLIRFRTKMARDTVAKRVLISNLWETANEQLPTSQQFQKKLSSMYGASFATSLSKKGDNHFLTIGMSIVNPKFVASDTITEAITLIQQALFMPLIDKYGFDEAIFDREKKNLLQYLASTREDKSYVASTKLTGLFFTDKDIATPSISTVDLLAKETRKSVYDYYQNMLQTDTIDISILGDLTSSEEQAIIAQFLKFPFTDRVPLTSILYKQDSAQGIQEVTEKEAINQSILQLGYRHAVTFGDIDYLTLQVLNGILGGFSHSKLFTTVREKESLAYYANSRFDSFTGFLKISAGIDAADHDKALTLIKAQVAALVAGDISDSELSQTKNMLRNAYFIALDSPTNLIEQAYIKTLLPERYLAQAVWLQRLSDVTKEDVVRLAETLTLQSVYFMEGDVLGD
- the yaaA gene encoding S4 domain-containing protein YaaA; its protein translation is MNTYTIYDEFITLGKLLKEAAIIETGGAAKHFLATNDVLYNGEYENRRGKKLFDGDVLEFPGFGLKINIVAATAEEIAERQTELDEEARVKAIVKQINANNKKAETRQKTAANNKEQYYKRKITKPKFPGAK
- the recF gene encoding DNA replication/repair protein RecF (All proteins in this family for which functions are known are DNA-binding proteins that assist the filamentation of RecA onto DNA for the initiation of recombination or recombinational repair.), with the protein product MIISELTLKNFRNYKALHLEFDPNLNIFVGQNAQGKTNIAESIFFLALTRSHRTHTDRDLLSWDEKEMRVSGRIIKKNMTVPLEVSLTSKGRIAKANHLKENRLADYIGNLNVIMFAPEDLAIIKGAPSIRRRFMDMEIGQIRPVYLYDLMRYNKTLKERNSYLKFDPTKIDTDFLDVLDEQLVTYGHKVIDHRRRFVESLMTISTDLHDKLSHGKEKLVVRYVQSVKTDFAAELKQARQKDLFRHQTSVGPHRDDLQFMVNEIDVSNFGSQGQQRTTALSIKLAEIDLVFQETGEYPVLLLDDVMSELDNQRQLDLLSLVIGKTQTFITTTTLDHLQHLPDKLTVFKVSDGEIIKEN